One genomic segment of Candidatus Bathyarchaeota archaeon includes these proteins:
- a CDS encoding ABC transporter ATP-binding protein has translation MRKTVVEVNGLVKQYKDVRAVNEISFEVYEGEIFAFLGPNGAGKTTTVEILECIRSLTSGSAKVLGYDVTSSAEVKEIKRRIGVLPQEYSALEKLTVKENIEFIGEMYKTHLDIDNVIELLDLRDKTKARFENLSGGLKQRVGVAAALISDPQLIFLDEPTTGLDPKARRDVWKVIANLKKLGKTVFLTTHYMEEAQTLADRIALVQKGKIAVIGSPQELISKYGGSKTLIIKGGTKEITQEISKKHPHVNMNGDSDVLIKIPSADEFWNVMATLTEMKLDKDIEIQTPTIEDVFLKITGGRITDEGELKQ, from the coding sequence ATGCGGAAGACAGTTGTGGAAGTAAACGGCTTAGTTAAGCAGTACAAGGATGTACGGGCAGTTAACGAGATTTCCTTTGAGGTTTATGAAGGCGAAATTTTTGCTTTTTTGGGACCCAATGGTGCAGGAAAAACCACAACTGTCGAAATTTTAGAGTGTATACGCTCTTTAACAAGTGGTTCAGCCAAGGTTTTAGGGTACGACGTAACCAGTAGCGCGGAAGTTAAAGAAATCAAACGCAGAATCGGTGTACTCCCGCAAGAATACAGTGCCTTAGAAAAACTGACCGTGAAAGAAAACATTGAATTTATCGGGGAAATGTACAAGACTCATCTGGACATTGACAATGTCATTGAACTTTTGGATTTACGAGACAAAACAAAAGCACGCTTTGAAAACCTCTCGGGTGGGCTCAAGCAAAGAGTTGGCGTGGCGGCGGCACTCATCAGTGACCCACAACTAATTTTTCTTGACGAACCCACAACAGGCTTAGACCCCAAAGCCAGAAGAGACGTTTGGAAAGTTATTGCTAATTTGAAAAAACTGGGTAAAACCGTGTTTTTAACCACTCACTACATGGAAGAAGCACAAACGCTTGCTGACCGAATCGCCCTTGTACAAAAAGGAAAAATAGCAGTCATCGGGTCACCCCAAGAACTCATAAGCAAATATGGCGGCTCAAAAACCCTAATCATAAAAGGCGGCACCAAAGAAATCACGCAGGAAATCAGCAAAAAACACCCCCACGTGAACATGAATGGCGACAGTGATGTTTTAATCAAAATTCCAAGCGCTGATGAGTTCTGGAATGTTATGGCAACCTTAACTGAGATGAAACTGGACAAGGACATAGAAATCCAGACCCCAACTATTGAGGACGTGTTTCTCAAGATTACGGGTGGACGCATAACTGATGAAGGAGAGCTCAAACAATGA
- a CDS encoding N-acetyl sugar amidotransferase — protein sequence MEKTQSALQICSRCVLPSSFPRINFDDKGVCSVCREYDKSWGDWNTEKNQKSKILEKICKDAKNKHKEFDALVPLSGGKDSTYVLYVAQKKLGLNCLAYTLDNGYLSQPAKNNIEKTCRTLGIEHLYYGLDPDLTNRLFNLFIKKTGWFCSVCMRAIQMSTFRIADMYKIPLIIKGSSMRTEMPLSREMFQGGDPAHFQAVLEGEPIARECGRLCDRGASFQRLLGYMMFLLSGQKRLRSYAYFNLAGYVDWDYKIIQDTIQKEVEWTAPDEAEHMDCAIHPIQKYIHNRRFPTLKMNRLTYARQIMAGTMTRQEAMQRLEKEENTPCPESVMNMFLGNIDMTRQEFDDYIDMGPRHLQYHPAPNLSLRLAKKVFPIQDAGTY from the coding sequence ATGGAGAAAACGCAGTCTGCTCTGCAGATTTGTTCACGTTGCGTTCTGCCGAGTTCTTTTCCAAGGATAAACTTTGACGACAAGGGGGTTTGCTCGGTTTGCAGGGAATATGATAAGTCATGGGGTGATTGGAACACAGAAAAAAACCAAAAAAGCAAAATTCTTGAAAAAATCTGCAAAGACGCAAAAAACAAGCATAAAGAGTTTGATGCTCTGGTTCCTCTTTCAGGAGGAAAAGACAGCACTTACGTGTTATATGTTGCCCAAAAAAAACTTGGGTTAAACTGCCTTGCCTACACCTTAGACAACGGGTACCTATCACAACCCGCCAAAAACAACATTGAAAAAACCTGTAGAACCCTAGGCATTGAGCACCTATACTACGGTCTAGACCCAGACCTCACAAACAGGCTGTTTAACTTGTTCATTAAAAAAACGGGGTGGTTCTGCTCAGTTTGCATGCGCGCCATTCAAATGTCCACTTTCCGAATAGCAGACATGTACAAAATTCCCCTCATCATCAAAGGCAGTTCCATGCGTACAGAAATGCCGTTATCCCGAGAAATGTTTCAGGGAGGCGATCCCGCACATTTTCAAGCTGTTCTAGAAGGCGAACCAATTGCACGTGAATGTGGGCGCTTGTGTGATAGGGGTGCAAGTTTTCAGAGGTTGCTGGGTTACATGATGTTTTTGCTCTCAGGACAGAAGAGACTGCGGTCTTATGCTTACTTTAACCTAGCAGGGTATGTAGATTGGGATTACAAAATAATTCAGGACACCATACAAAAAGAAGTCGAATGGACAGCCCCTGATGAAGCAGAACACATGGACTGCGCAATCCATCCCATACAAAAATACATTCATAACAGGCGATTTCCAACCCTAAAGATGAACAGGTTAACCTATGCAAGGCAAATCATGGCGGGAACAATGACTCGTCAAGAAGCAATGCAGAGGCTGGAAAAAGAAGAAAACACGCCCTGCCCTGAGAGCGTCATGAACATGTTTCTGGGCAATATTGACATGACACGCCAAGAGTTTGATGACTACATAGATATGGGTCCAAGGCATCTGCAGTATCATCCAGCCCCTAATCTTTCGTTGAGATTGGCAAAAAAGGTCTTTCCAATTCAAGATGCTGGTACGTACTAA
- a CDS encoding mechanosensitive ion channel family protein: MTSIVASIKRLVAFLIVITVSAVGAIYIFDLFVAQPINLPTLLQQSFDIIIILAFWLTAIFLLLKLKNLLTPHVGTQVATALQFVSLIISVIIMSFGILETLGVSPQALLTGAGIISITVGLIISTFVGGILSGALVFTTYKFKVGDEVLVNNVPGKISDMTTLVTRIRTDTGIISIPNNAIASGGVIITAVQKPPTTQETRLHYTVDDRVITSYKYEEGIVKEITAYHTRVLLDSGKEIIFLNNSVLSGAVPIAKIASASEERK, translated from the coding sequence TTGACCAGTATAGTTGCTTCAATAAAGCGTTTAGTAGCGTTTCTAATAGTGATTACAGTATCTGCTGTTGGCGCAATTTACATTTTCGACCTGTTTGTGGCTCAACCCATAAACCTTCCAACGTTGCTTCAGCAGTCATTTGACATAATCATAATCTTGGCGTTTTGGTTAACCGCAATCTTCCTGCTACTTAAACTAAAAAATCTCCTAACCCCGCATGTGGGCACTCAGGTGGCAACAGCGCTTCAATTCGTAAGTCTCATAATATCCGTTATCATCATGAGCTTTGGCATTCTCGAAACGCTGGGGGTTTCCCCTCAGGCACTTTTGACTGGCGCGGGAATCATCAGCATCACCGTGGGCTTAATCATCTCCACTTTTGTGGGCGGCATCCTGTCTGGTGCATTAGTTTTCACAACCTACAAATTCAAAGTAGGCGACGAAGTGCTCGTTAATAATGTCCCCGGAAAAATCAGTGACATGACTACGCTTGTAACCCGAATCCGCACAGACACAGGCATCATTAGCATCCCAAACAACGCCATCGCCTCAGGTGGTGTAATCATCACAGCAGTACAAAAACCACCCACAACACAAGAAACCAGACTACACTACACAGTAGATGACCGCGTAATTACCTCTTACAAATATGAGGAGGGCATAGTCAAAGAAATCACTGCATACCACACACGGGTTCTTTTGGATTCAGGAAAAGAAATCATTTTCCTAAACAACAGCGTACTCTCAGGCGCCGTTCCAATAGCAAAAATAGCCTCTGCCTCAGAAGAGAGAAAATAG
- a CDS encoding transcriptional repressor, producing MQNSLKNDSAIIGALRSKGYKATPQRITICKITLGSREHPNIQKIYTETKKVHSTVSLATVYSTLNILKESGLIQELNFPQGQTRYDPYLEPHINLVCLNCGKIQDINEPAVKEIIKTVSTKTQFTPTTQRIDVYGICQQCSKSQK from the coding sequence ATGCAAAACTCACTGAAAAATGACTCTGCAATCATTGGGGCACTGCGCAGCAAAGGCTACAAAGCCACACCCCAAAGAATCACCATCTGCAAAATCACACTGGGCAGCCGCGAACACCCCAACATCCAAAAAATCTACACAGAAACAAAAAAAGTCCACTCAACCGTTAGCCTAGCCACGGTTTATAGCACACTCAACATCCTAAAAGAAAGCGGGTTAATTCAGGAACTCAATTTTCCACAGGGACAAACCCGCTACGACCCATACTTGGAACCTCACATTAATTTGGTGTGTTTAAACTGTGGCAAAATCCAAGACATAAACGAGCCCGCAGTAAAAGAAATAATCAAAACTGTTTCAACAAAAACACAGTTTACTCCTACGACTCAACGTATTGATGTTTATGGTATTTGTCAACAGTGCTCTAAAAGTCAGAAGTAA